A segment of the Terribacillus aidingensis genome:
CTGATAGCTCTAAGTGTCTCTATCCTCTTATTAATCATTCGTGTAATGAAAGGACCGACAAATGCTGACCGTGCAGTCGCTTTGGATGCCATAGGTGTAAATATAATGGCTTTCGCTTCCTTGCTTGCTATCATCCTAATTACACCTAACTTCAATGATATCGTATTGTTGATCGGAATCCTGCTATTTATAGGAACAGTAGCAATTGCAATCTATTTGGAAAAGGGTGATTTAATTGATACAGAAGACGATTGAAATCATCCTGAATATCTTTGTAATCGTATTTCTGTC
Coding sequences within it:
- a CDS encoding monovalent cation/H+ antiporter complex subunit F, with product MSALQNNFADIIQIVSIICLIALSVSILLLIIRVMKGPTNADRAVALDAIGVNIMAFASLLAIILITPNFNDIVLLIGILLFIGTVAIAIYLEKGDLIDTEDD